The Hippoglossus hippoglossus isolate fHipHip1 chromosome 19, fHipHip1.pri, whole genome shotgun sequence genome has a segment encoding these proteins:
- the fkbp10b gene encoding peptidyl-prolyl cis-trans isomerase FKBP10 isoform X1, translating to MFSCCCLVVVLLCTWSSSVESNPSPVLGDVVVDKSFTPKVCSREAKEGDFVRYHYNATFVDGKTFDSSHQRGAAKVGLLGEGRLIAGIDKGLQGMCVNERRSITVPPHLAYGSTGAGDVVPPDTTLVFEIHLLDVWNKADLVVTKTVTTPKDCKRSVMRTDFVRYHFNGTLLDGSVFESSYNRKQTHNTLVGEGWLVKGMDEGLMGMCVGEIRHIVIPPFKAYGEKGSGTEIPSQATLVFDVLLVDIHNSKDNITYENQVVPESCTRKSVIGDYIRYHYNGTFLDGRTFDTSYQRNNTYNTYIGMGYVIAGMDQGLVGVCVGEKRRVIIPPHLAYGEQGAGNIIPPSAVLVFDVHVIDFHNPNDTVNIQVTHKPEVCNDTTAENDLVRYNYNCSLMDGTLLFSSHSYENLQDAVLGAEKVIDGLDSGLRGMCLGERRVVTVPPHLGHGEKGATGVPGSAVLVFEIELVSFEKGVPPGYLFVWLAHTPANLFEALDANKNEEVPQEEFGEFIKLQVAEGKGRIKPGLTMEQVVVDMFENQDRNKDGVITADELKLKVEEDKEREDMKHEEL from the exons atgttttcctgctgctgcctcgtCGTTGTCCTGCTCTGTACGTGGTCCTCCTCGGTGGAGAGTAACCCCAGTCCCGTGTTGGGAGATGTAGTCGTGGACAAATCCTTCACCCCCAAAGTCTGCAGCCGGGAGGCGAAGGAAGGGGATTTCGTGCGCTACCACTACAACGCCACGTTCGTCGACGGGAAAACGTTTGATTCCAG cCACCAGAGAGGAGCAGCTAAGGTGGGTCTGTTAGGAGAAGGTCGACTCATCGCTGGTATAGATAAAGGCCTGCAGGGCATGTGTGTGAACGAGCGCAGGAGCATCACCGTCCCACCTCACCTGGCCTACGGCAGCACCGGCGCAG GTGACGTGGTTCCTCCCGACACCACCCTGGTGTTTGAGATCCATCTGTTGGATGTGTGGAACAAGGCCGACCTGGTCGTCACCAAAACCGTCACCACCCCCAAAGACTGCAAACGCTCTGTGATGCGCACCGACTTCGTGCGTTACCACTTCAACGGCACCCTGCTCGACGGCAGCGTCTTTGAATCCAG CTACAACAGGAAGCAGACCCACAACACCTTAGTGGGCGAGGGTTGGCTGGTCAAGGGCATGGACGAGGGCCTGATGGgcatgtgtgtgggagagatCAGACATATCGTCATCCCACCATTTAAAGCCTACGGAGAGAAGGGATCCG GCACAGAGATCCCCTCCCAGGCGACGCTGGTGTTTGACGTCCTGTTGGTGGACATTCATAACTCGAAGGACAACATCACTTATGAGAACCAGGTGGTTCCTGAGTCGTGCACTCGCAAGTCCGTCATCGGGGATTACATCCGCTACCACTATAACGGCACCTTCCTGGACGGACGCACCTTTGATACCAG CTACCAGAGGAACAACACATACAACACCTACATCGGGATGGGGTACGTGATCGCAGGCATGGACCAGGGCCTGGTGGGAGTCTGCGtcggggagaagaggagggtcATCATCCCTCCACACCTGGCGTACGGAGAGCAAGGAGCTG GTAAcatcatccctccctctgccgTGCTCGTCTTTGACGTCCACGTCATCGACTTCCACAACCCCAACGACACAGTGAACATCCAGGTCACCCACAAACCCGAAGTGTGTAACGACACCACGGCGGAGAACGACCTCGTCCGCTATAACTACAACTGCTCGCTGATGGACGGCACGCTGCTCTTTTCCTC ACACAGCTATGAGAACCTTCAGGACGCGGTGCTGGGCGCAGAAAAAGTGATCGACGGGCTGGACAGCGGTCTGCGCGGCATGTGCctgggggagaggagggtggtgACGGTGCCCCCCCACCTCGGCCACGGAGAGAAAGGAG CCACTGGTGTGCCGGGCAGCGCTGTGCTGGTCTTTGAAATTGAGCTGGTGAGCTTCGAGAAGGGAGTCCCCCCTGGTTACCTGTTCGTGTGGCTCGCACACACTCCTGCAAACCTGTTCGAAGCTCTGGACGCCAACAAGAACGAGGAGGTTCCACAGGAAGAG TTTGGGGAGTTCATCAAGCTGCAGGTCGCCGAGGGCAAAGGTCGTATCAAGCCCGGTCTGACTATGGAGCAGGTCGTTGTCGACATGTTTGAAAACCAGGACCGAAATAAAGACGGAGTGATCACGGCCGACGAGCTGAAactgaaggtggaggaggacaaggagcgGGAAGATATGAAGCACGAGGAGctgtga
- the fkbp10b gene encoding peptidyl-prolyl cis-trans isomerase FKBP10 isoform X2, with the protein MDEGLMGMCVGEIRHIVIPPFKAYGEKGSGTEIPSQATLVFDVLLVDIHNSKDNITYENQVVPESCTRKSVIGDYIRYHYNGTFLDGRTFDTSYQRNNTYNTYIGMGYVIAGMDQGLVGVCVGEKRRVIIPPHLAYGEQGAGNIIPPSAVLVFDVHVIDFHNPNDTVNIQVTHKPEVCNDTTAENDLVRYNYNCSLMDGTLLFSSHSYENLQDAVLGAEKVIDGLDSGLRGMCLGERRVVTVPPHLGHGEKGATGVPGSAVLVFEIELVSFEKGVPPGYLFVWLAHTPANLFEALDANKNEEVPQEEFGEFIKLQVAEGKGRIKPGLTMEQVVVDMFENQDRNKDGVITADELKLKVEEDKEREDMKHEEL; encoded by the exons ATGGACGAGGGCCTGATGGgcatgtgtgtgggagagatCAGACATATCGTCATCCCACCATTTAAAGCCTACGGAGAGAAGGGATCCG GCACAGAGATCCCCTCCCAGGCGACGCTGGTGTTTGACGTCCTGTTGGTGGACATTCATAACTCGAAGGACAACATCACTTATGAGAACCAGGTGGTTCCTGAGTCGTGCACTCGCAAGTCCGTCATCGGGGATTACATCCGCTACCACTATAACGGCACCTTCCTGGACGGACGCACCTTTGATACCAG CTACCAGAGGAACAACACATACAACACCTACATCGGGATGGGGTACGTGATCGCAGGCATGGACCAGGGCCTGGTGGGAGTCTGCGtcggggagaagaggagggtcATCATCCCTCCACACCTGGCGTACGGAGAGCAAGGAGCTG GTAAcatcatccctccctctgccgTGCTCGTCTTTGACGTCCACGTCATCGACTTCCACAACCCCAACGACACAGTGAACATCCAGGTCACCCACAAACCCGAAGTGTGTAACGACACCACGGCGGAGAACGACCTCGTCCGCTATAACTACAACTGCTCGCTGATGGACGGCACGCTGCTCTTTTCCTC ACACAGCTATGAGAACCTTCAGGACGCGGTGCTGGGCGCAGAAAAAGTGATCGACGGGCTGGACAGCGGTCTGCGCGGCATGTGCctgggggagaggagggtggtgACGGTGCCCCCCCACCTCGGCCACGGAGAGAAAGGAG CCACTGGTGTGCCGGGCAGCGCTGTGCTGGTCTTTGAAATTGAGCTGGTGAGCTTCGAGAAGGGAGTCCCCCCTGGTTACCTGTTCGTGTGGCTCGCACACACTCCTGCAAACCTGTTCGAAGCTCTGGACGCCAACAAGAACGAGGAGGTTCCACAGGAAGAG TTTGGGGAGTTCATCAAGCTGCAGGTCGCCGAGGGCAAAGGTCGTATCAAGCCCGGTCTGACTATGGAGCAGGTCGTTGTCGACATGTTTGAAAACCAGGACCGAAATAAAGACGGAGTGATCACGGCCGACGAGCTGAAactgaaggtggaggaggacaaggagcgGGAAGATATGAAGCACGAGGAGctgtga
- the LOC117752586 gene encoding 7-methylguanosine phosphate-specific 5'-nucleotidase-like gives MIYHIPWIYTPARTVLAIWHQLTKTPIPELANCSVLMRERSRVEETIHAIQRAGAGSLQVIADFDMTLTRFAHNGKRVPTTHNILDSQLLINEDCTRKMRKLLNTYYPIEIDASLSVEEKLPLMVEWWTKVHELLIQQRIRKDMLAQAVKESSAMLRDGSKVFFERLAEQQVPLLILSAGVGDVLEEVIRQNHVFHPNVHVVSNYMDFDQTGVLQAFKGQLIHTFNKREGALSHAAGLRELQGRPNVLLLGDSLGDLTMADGVSEPQNVLTIGFLNDQVEERKESYINSFDIVLVKDETMDVPNAILRYITSWRDK, from the exons ATG ATTTACCATATTCCATGGATCTACACACCGGCGCGGACTGTCCTTGCCATCTGGCACCAGCTGACCAAAACCCCG ATCCCAGAGCTGGCCAATTGCTCTGTGCTGATGAGGGAGcgcagcagagtggaggagactATCCACGCCATCCAGCGAGCAGGTGCAGGCAGCCTGCAG GTCATCGCAGACTTCGACATGACGCTGACCAGATTTGCTCACAACGGCAAGAGAGTGCCCACCACCCACA ACATCCTGGATAGCCAGTTATTGATTAATGAAGACTGCACTAGAAAG ATGAGGAAGCTTTTGAACACCTACTATCCCATAGAGATCGATGCAAGTCTGAGTGTTGAAGAGAAGCTGCCTCTCATGGTGGAGTG GTGGACCAAAGTTCATGAGCTGCTGATTCAGCAGAGGATCAGAAAGGACATGCTCGCCCAGGCTGTGAAGGAATCCAGTGCCATGCTCAG ggACGGCTCCAAGGTGTTTTTTGAGCGTCTGGCAGAGCAGCAGGTTCCTCTGTTGATCCTCTCGGCCGGCGTCGGAGACGTCCTGGAGGAAGTGATCCGACAGAACCACGTTTTCCATCCCAACGTCCACGTCGTCTCTAACTACATGGACTTTGACCAAACT GGCGTCCTTCAAGCCTTCAAAGGTCAACTCATCCACACGTTCAACAAGAGGGAAGGTGCTCTGTCACACGCCGCCGGCCTCAGGGAGCTGCAGGGTCGACCCaacgtgctgctgctgggagactCGCTGGGAGACCTGACCATGGCTGACGGGGTGTCCGAGCCCCAGAACGTCCTGACCATCGGCTTCCTGAACGACCAG gtagaagagaggaaagagtcGTACATCAACTCCTTTGACATCGTGCTGGTGAAAGACGAGACGATGGACGTTCCGAACGCCATCCTCAGATATATTACCTCATGGAGAGAcaagtga
- the klhl11 gene encoding kelch-like protein 11 has translation MSLTDSLFTCVFYVCELFPKIRQSLRPPLTLASCGGMAAAAVAAAAAAAEEPEDRGDRSCVGGAALTGDGEPEEAEEFTCPTHRSGLSRRQDEQRKAGLFCDVTLEFRSGGACGSGGERVQTLAAHRSVLSAASHYFTLLLGGHFSESQSARVELKGWSSEGGLEPEAVRRVIQFMYTGEITVSTASVHEVLELADRFLLVQLKSFCGEFLMKKLSLSNCVAVHSLAHMYTLDQLALGAAKMIRRNFQNVIRNEEFFTLPFHLLRTWLSDSEITVDSEQELFEAVVKWVQQNPEEREKHFEELFGLLRLSQIAPSVLMQVVRKEPLVANSASCQKLVSDTLEVQAIHFESLKSADLELCASHMTATQPRFGQNMDVIMVVGGVSEGGEYLSECVGYFVAEDRWVNLPHIHNHLDGHAIAVTDSHVYVAGSMEPGFAKMVERYNPNLNSWEQVSSLSSRKHSFGLTCVKEVLCSIGGHGNFSPGFKDVTVYEPEQDEWRNLDPAPKILRDVKTVSVEDRYVYVMARTPVDLDFEDGLSTVTTCYDTESHKWQDVDSLPLIDNYCVFQMAVASTSFYHTASCCPKTYDVTQEDAQQKICINISDDILDSLPPEVLGMEGAAICYLGEDVFIIGGWRNSTNMDKQYRKEVYRYCAEKKRWMLLPPLPQPRCRAAACHVRIPYQYLYGCQRYPMPQNLARQRDRMQQMQQLHLRTLSLRRQLQTQIEC, from the exons ATGTCACTGACTGACAGTTTGTTTACGTGTGTTTTCTACGTTTGCGAGTTATTCCCCAAGATCCGTCAGAGCCTCCGGCCGCCTCTGACACTGGCTTCCTGCGGGGGtatggcggcggcggcggtggcggctgctgcggctgcggcGGAGGAGCCGGAGGACCGCGGTGACCGGAGCTGCGTTGGCGGAGCGGCGCTAACAGGTGACGGGGAACCGGAGGAGGCCGAGGAGTTCACCTGCCCGACCCACCGCTCCGGGCTCTCCCGGCGGCAGGACGAGCAGAGGAAGGCGGGGCTGTTCTGCGACGTGACGCTGGAGTTCCGCTCCGGGGGTGCGTGCGGGTCCGGAGGGGAGCGGGTCCAGACGCTGGCCGCCCACCGCTCGGTGCTGTCCGCGGCGTCGCACTACTTCACCCTGCTGCTGGGCGGACACTTCTCCGAGTCCCAGTCGGCCCGAGTGGAGCTGAAGGGCTGGAGCTCCGAGGGCGGACTGGAGCCCGAGGCTGTGAGGAGAGTGATCCAGTTCATGTACACCGGAGAGATCACGGTCTCCACCGCTAGTGTGCATGAAGTCCTGGAGCTGGCTGACAG GTTCCTGTTGGTGCAGCTGAAGAGCTTCTGTGGAGAGTTTCTCATGAAGAAGTTGAGCTTGTCCAACTGCGTCGCCGTGCACAGCCTCGCCCACATGTACACCCTGGACCAGCTCGCCCTGGGAGCCGCCAAGATGATTCGGAGGAACTTCCAAAATGTCATCCGCAACGAGGAATTCTTCACGCTGCCGTTTCACCTCCTGCGAACCTGGCTCTCGGACTCCGAAATCACCGTGGATTCTGAGCAGGAGCTGTTTGAGGCCGTCGTGAAATGGGTGCAGCAGAACCCGGAGGAGCGAGAGAAGCACTTTGAGGAGCTGTTCGGGCTCTTGAGGCTGTCACAGATTGCTCCCAGTGTACTGATGCAGGTGGTGAGGAAGGAGCCCTTAGTGGCAAACAGTGCGTCCTGTCAGAAGCTGGTGTCCGACACCCTCGAGGTTCAGGCTATTCACTTCGAGAGCCTCAAGTCTGCTGATTTAGAGCTCTGTGCCTCCCACATGACGGCCACCCAGCCCCGTTTTGGCCAGAACATGGACGTCATCATGGTGGTGGGTGGTGTTTCAGAAGGTGGAGAGtatctgagtgagtgtgtgggcTACTTTGTCGCAGAGGACCGCTGGGTCAACCTGCCGCACATTCACAACCACCTTGATGGACATGCTATCGCAGTCACCGACAGCCATGTTTATGTGGCGGGCTCCATGGAGCCAGGCTTCGCCAAGATGGTGGAGCGCTACAACCCCAACCTCAACAGCTGGGAGCAGGTCAGCAGCCTGAGCTCTCGCAAGCACTCCTTCGGCCTCACATGTGTCAAAGAGGTTCTCTGCAGCATCGGTGGTCACGGAAACTTCAGTCCAGGCTTTAAGGACGTCACTGTCTACGAGCCTGAGCAGGACGAGTGGCGAAATCTTGACCCAGCACCAAAAATACTACGAGATGTCAAAACGGTGAGCGTGGAGGACCGCTACGTGTACGTGATGGCCAGGACCCCTGTGGACTTGGACTTCGAGGATGGACTGAGCACCGTGACCACTTGCTAcgacacagagagtcacaagtgGCAGGATGTGGACTCATTGCCGCTCATCGATAACTACTGCGTCTTTCAAATGGCCGTCGCGTCCACCAGCTTCTACCACACGGCTTCCTGTTGCCCCAAGACCTACGATGTAACACAGGAGGACGCTCAGCAGAAAATATGCATAAACATCTCCGACGACATCCTCGACAGCCTCCCTCCAGAGGTCCTCGGTATGGAAGGTGCCGCCATCTGCTACCTGGGTGAGGACGTATTCATCATTGGCGGCTGGAGGAACAGCACCAACATGGACAAGCAGTACCGCAAGGAGGTCTACCGTTACTGTGCCGAAAAGAAGCGATGGATGCTGCTGCCGCCCTTACCTCAGCCCCGTTGTCGAGCAGCGGCCTGCCACGTTCGCATCCCGTACCAGTATCTGTACGGCTGCCAGCGCTACCCCATGCCCCAGAACCTGGCTCGTCAGCGGGACCGCatgcagcagatgcagcagctccATCTGCGCACCCTCTCCCTGCGGAGGCAGCTGCAAACTCAGATCGAATGTTGA